The Elaeis guineensis isolate ETL-2024a chromosome 13, EG11, whole genome shotgun sequence genome includes a region encoding these proteins:
- the LOC105060874 gene encoding BRI1 kinase inhibitor 1, with product MDGQKPQRGERETNQESKEDKGIIPPPSPPSCTSSPSHDFSFTISLQPTFMPSPKPINCMETTPSNIAVIDMAPADDVFFHGHLLPLHFPTHPHISPRPSDISIENVGLPLENFYSHNDTDTSESRERTKFKSFSSFFGLGKWRKASDMGEKEESKTKKKKGFDVMSRFLKKYARLVEPFLFFKRESRKGDLRRRPYSFSGRPNPKEKVGWRGRRGEFSAPASMRTSPTNSGLLTATSLTFNSSDESTMEELQNAIQAAIAHCKNSTAMKEEICK from the coding sequence ATGGACGGACAGAAGCcccaaagaggagagagagaaaccaATCAGGAATCAAAGGAAGACAAGGGGATTATCCCACCACCTTCACCTCCATCTTGCACCTCTTCCCCTTCCCATGACTTCTCCTTCACAATATCTCTCCAACCTACTTTCATGCCATCACCAAAACCCATCAACTGCATGGAGACCACACCATCCAATATTGCAGTAATCGACATGGCCCCGGCAGATGACGTCTTCTTCCATGGCCACCTCCTCCCCCTCCATTTCCCCACCCATCCCCACATCTCACCCCGCCCTTCCGACATCTCCATAGAAAACGTCGGCCTTCCTCTTGAGAATTTCTACAGCCACAACGATACCGACACCAGTGAGAGCAGGGAGAGAACAAAATTCAagtccttctcttccttttttggGCTTGGAAAGTGGAGGAAGGCGAGTGACAtgggagaaaaagaggagagcaagacgaagaagaagaaaggattcGACGTCATGAGCCGTTTCCTGAAGAAGTATGCGAGATTGGTGGAGCCCTTCTTATTCTTTAAGAGGGAGAGTAGAAAGGGTGACCTTCGTCGTCGACCTTACTCCTTCTCGGGTCGTCCGAACCCAAAGGAGAAGGTTggatggagaggaagaagaggtgaATTCTCTGCACCAGCCTCCATGAGAACATCTCCAACCAACAGCGGCCTCCTAACAGCTACCTCCCTGACCTTCAATTCTTCAGATGAGAGCACGATGGAAGAGCTCCAGAATGCAATCCAGGCAGCCATAGCGCACTGTAAGAATTCTACTGCAATGAAGGAGGAGATATGTAAATAA